The Fulvivirga ligni genome window below encodes:
- the gyrA gene encoding DNA gyrase subunit A, whose amino-acid sequence MADESNENLPAGRQGIIPINIEDEMRGAYIDYSMSVIISRALPDVRDGLKPVHRRILYGMLELGVNYNKPYKKSARIVGEVLGKYHPHGDSAVYDTMVRMAQDWSLRYPLVDGQGNFGSIDGDSPAAMRYTEARLKRIAEEMLTDINKNTVNFQGNFDDSLKEPTVLPGKLPNLLLNGSSGIAVGMATNMAPHNLREVGAGIIAYIENNDITIPELMEHVTAPDFPTGATIYGYTGVKQAFETGRGRIVMRAKAEFETNKNGREQIIVTEIPYMVNKASMIEKTAALVNDKKIEGISDIRDESDRNGLRVVYDLKKDAIPNIVLNHLYKYTQLQSSFGVNNIALVKGRPETLNLKDLIKYFVEHRHEIVVRRTQYELDEAEKRAHILEGYLIALDHLDEVIDLIRKSQDPDAARDGLIERFKLSEIQAKAILEMRLQRLTGLERDKIQKEYEEVKALIEDLKDILASEERRMQIIKDELLAIVERYGDDRRTQIVHSADDITVEDMIPNDEMVITISHQGYIKRTGLAEYRTQGRGGVGSRGVATKDDDFTELLFIARAHNYLLIFTDHGKVFWKKVYAIPEGSKASKGRAIQNLINIEPGDNVRAVINVESLSDEEYVKNNYLMMCTVNGTIKKTTLEAYSRPRSNGINAITVKEDDRLLSVKLTNGDNHIVIAKREGKAIHFHESDVRPMGRTASGVRGVTLESDDDRVVGMVCISREDANLLVVSENGYGKRSLVDDYRITKRGGKGVKTINVTEKTGKLVAIKEVIDTDDLMIINRSGITIRLEVKDLRVMGRATQGVKLIRLNENDIISSVEKIEKIDDIEEEGQEGAEENNDDATPDNSEDNN is encoded by the coding sequence ATGGCTGACGAATCGAATGAGAATCTGCCGGCAGGCAGACAGGGGATTATCCCTATAAATATTGAGGATGAAATGCGTGGAGCCTACATAGATTATTCTATGTCGGTAATCATTTCAAGAGCATTACCAGATGTAAGAGATGGTTTAAAACCTGTACATAGAAGGATTTTATATGGAATGCTCGAACTAGGAGTAAATTATAATAAGCCTTATAAAAAATCTGCGAGAATTGTAGGAGAGGTGTTAGGTAAGTATCACCCACATGGTGACTCTGCCGTTTATGACACTATGGTGCGTATGGCCCAGGACTGGTCTTTGCGCTATCCTTTGGTAGATGGTCAGGGTAACTTCGGATCTATTGATGGTGACTCACCAGCTGCGATGCGTTATACTGAGGCCCGCCTGAAAAGGATTGCTGAAGAGATGCTCACGGACATTAACAAGAACACAGTTAACTTCCAGGGTAACTTTGATGACTCCTTAAAAGAGCCTACCGTACTTCCTGGTAAGCTTCCTAACTTGTTACTAAACGGATCTTCTGGTATTGCAGTAGGTATGGCCACTAACATGGCGCCGCATAACCTGAGAGAAGTAGGAGCAGGTATTATCGCATATATTGAGAATAACGACATCACCATTCCTGAGCTGATGGAGCACGTAACGGCTCCTGATTTCCCTACCGGAGCTACCATTTATGGTTACACTGGTGTGAAGCAAGCTTTCGAAACAGGTAGAGGACGTATAGTGATGCGTGCCAAGGCTGAGTTTGAAACCAACAAAAACGGCCGTGAGCAGATTATTGTAACCGAAATACCATACATGGTGAACAAAGCCAGCATGATTGAGAAAACGGCTGCTTTGGTTAACGATAAGAAAATTGAAGGTATCTCTGACATCAGAGATGAATCTGATAGAAACGGTTTACGAGTAGTATACGATCTTAAGAAAGATGCTATTCCGAATATTGTTCTAAATCACCTTTATAAATATACTCAGCTACAGTCTTCATTTGGTGTAAACAACATTGCACTGGTAAAAGGAAGACCTGAAACGCTGAACCTGAAAGACCTTATTAAGTACTTCGTAGAGCACCGCCATGAAATAGTGGTTCGCAGAACGCAGTACGAACTGGATGAGGCTGAAAAGCGAGCGCACATCTTAGAAGGTTATCTTATTGCCCTGGATCACTTGGATGAAGTGATCGACCTGATCAGAAAATCTCAGGATCCTGATGCAGCGAGAGATGGCTTGATTGAGAGATTTAAGCTTTCTGAAATTCAGGCTAAGGCCATCCTCGAAATGAGGTTGCAGAGGCTTACCGGTCTGGAAAGAGATAAGATCCAGAAGGAATACGAAGAAGTAAAAGCCTTGATTGAAGATTTGAAAGATATCCTGGCCAGCGAAGAGCGTCGTATGCAAATCATTAAAGATGAGCTACTTGCAATAGTAGAGCGCTATGGTGATGACAGAAGAACGCAGATCGTTCACAGTGCTGATGATATCACAGTAGAAGATATGATTCCTAATGACGAAATGGTAATCACTATTTCGCACCAGGGATATATTAAAAGAACCGGCCTGGCAGAATACAGAACGCAGGGTAGAGGTGGAGTAGGTAGCCGTGGTGTGGCCACTAAAGATGATGACTTTACAGAGTTATTGTTCATAGCCAGAGCCCATAACTACTTATTGATCTTTACAGATCACGGTAAAGTATTCTGGAAGAAAGTATACGCTATCCCAGAAGGTAGCAAAGCTTCCAAAGGACGTGCCATTCAAAACTTGATTAACATAGAGCCGGGCGACAACGTGCGTGCGGTAATCAACGTGGAAAGCCTTTCTGACGAGGAATATGTTAAAAATAACTATTTAATGATGTGTACTGTTAATGGTACAATCAAGAAAACCACGTTAGAGGCGTATTCAAGGCCACGTTCTAATGGTATTAATGCCATCACGGTGAAGGAAGATGACAGATTATTGTCTGTAAAACTGACTAACGGTGATAACCATATTGTAATCGCTAAGCGCGAAGGTAAGGCTATCCACTTCCATGAGTCTGATGTAAGACCTATGGGTAGAACAGCATCCGGTGTAAGAGGTGTAACCCTTGAAAGTGATGATGACAGAGTGGTAGGTATGGTTTGTATAAGCCGTGAAGACGCTAACTTGTTAGTAGTTTCTGAAAACGGATACGGTAAACGTTCATTGGTAGACGACTATAGAATCACCAAGCGTGGTGGTAAAGGTGTGAAAACCATCAACGTAACTGAGAAAACTGGCAAGCTTGTTGCAATTAAGGAGGTGATTGATACGGATGACCTTATGATCATTAACCGTTCAGGAATCACTATCAGACTGGAAGTGAAAGACTTACGTGTGATGGGAAGAGCAACGCAAGGCGTAAAACTGATCAGATTAAACGAAAACGATATCATATCTTCGGTAGAGAAAATCGAGAAGATAGACGACATTGAGGAAGAAGGACAGGAGGGAGCTGAGGAGAATAACGACGACGCTACACCTGATAATTCTGAAGACAATAATTAA
- a CDS encoding tetratricopeptide repeat protein, protein MKRMILVLAAVAIAGYSFGQKKPKINQAEKAREEGNLGEAKEIIDAAIEHEKTKEDGKTWYYRGLIYASLDTTSNPQYENLANEPLKVAMESFAKADELGGKSEYYISDANGLPILKSQQLQTLWGYYLNKGVEGYQAQETDKAVENFTKTQWVMPKDTTGYIYAGLAAQSGEDYATATKNYYSLINDLDYQSEDIYNSLIYIEGTVNKDMDKALKLARDAKSKFPENPDFAKTEINYLIQMDKIDEARSGIESAIAKDPGNSSLYFTLGVMYEELEQKDKAIEAYAKAVELDKTNFNANFNLAVLHYNNAVALVTAKNNLGITTEDRKKAKAMEKDILAALENAMPYWEEVLVLEPENRTALESLQYIYSQLKLNEKAVKVSKKLEALGDVE, encoded by the coding sequence ATGAAAAGAATGATTTTAGTACTGGCTGCAGTGGCAATAGCCGGATATTCTTTTGGACAAAAGAAGCCTAAGATTAACCAGGCAGAGAAAGCGAGAGAGGAAGGTAATCTTGGTGAAGCCAAAGAAATAATTGATGCAGCTATAGAGCACGAAAAAACCAAAGAAGATGGAAAAACATGGTATTACAGAGGCTTAATCTACGCTTCTTTAGATACTACTAGTAATCCACAGTATGAAAACTTAGCTAACGAGCCTTTAAAAGTGGCTATGGAATCATTTGCTAAAGCTGATGAGCTAGGCGGTAAAAGTGAGTATTACATCAGTGATGCTAACGGATTACCAATTCTTAAAAGCCAGCAGCTACAAACTTTATGGGGATATTACCTAAATAAAGGTGTAGAAGGATACCAGGCACAGGAAACTGACAAAGCAGTAGAAAACTTCACTAAAACTCAGTGGGTTATGCCTAAAGATACTACTGGTTATATCTATGCTGGTTTAGCAGCACAGTCTGGTGAAGACTACGCTACGGCTACTAAAAACTATTATTCATTGATCAATGACCTTGATTACCAAAGTGAAGATATTTACAACTCTTTAATTTACATTGAAGGAACTGTAAATAAGGACATGGACAAAGCTTTAAAATTAGCTAGAGATGCTAAGAGCAAATTCCCTGAAAACCCTGACTTCGCTAAAACTGAGATCAACTATTTAATTCAAATGGATAAAATAGATGAGGCTAGATCTGGAATAGAATCAGCTATTGCTAAAGATCCAGGAAATAGCAGCTTGTACTTCACATTAGGTGTTATGTACGAAGAGCTAGAGCAAAAAGATAAGGCGATTGAAGCTTACGCTAAAGCGGTAGAGCTTGACAAAACTAACTTCAACGCTAACTTTAACTTAGCTGTACTTCACTATAACAACGCTGTAGCGCTTGTAACTGCTAAGAACAACTTAGGTATCACTACAGAAGACAGAAAGAAAGCTAAAGCTATGGAGAAAGATATTCTTGCAGCTTTAGAAAACGCAATGCCTTACTGGGAAGAAGTATTAGTACTTGAGCCAGAAAACAGAACTGCGCTAGAGTCTTTACAGTATATCTACAGCCAGTTGAAACTTAACGAGAAAGCTGTAAAAGTAAGCAAGAAATTAGAAGCACTTGGCGACGTTGAGTAA